In a single window of the Hippocampus zosterae strain Florida chromosome 6, ASM2543408v3, whole genome shotgun sequence genome:
- the ubl4a gene encoding ubiquitin-like protein 4A, whose product MILTVKPLQGKECSVHVTEDEKVSTVKELVSERLNIPADQQRLLYKGKALADEHKLSDYSIGPEAKLNLVIRPAGERTGASGTTAMCSSNGNITQAGVWQSVSTILAKHFSPADAAKVHEQLIKDYERSLRQLSLDDIERLASRLLHPEVDDMDTTSYMD is encoded by the exons GTGACTGAAGATGAAAAAGTTTCCACAGTGAAAGAGCTCGTGTCGGAACGTCTCAACATCCCTGCCGATCAGCAGCGGTTGCTTTATAAAGGCAAAGCGCTTGCAG ATGAACACAAACTAAGTGACTACTCCATTGGGCCAGAAGCCAAATTAAACCTGGTCATCCGTCCAGCGGGCGAAAGGACCGGGGCTTCAGGGACGACGGCCATGTGCAGCAGCAACGGCAACATAACACAAGCGGGGGTGTGGCAGAGCGTGTCCACTATCCTTGCAAAACACTTCAGTCCCGCAGATGCTGCCAAAGTCCATGAACAGCTGATTAAG GATTACGAGCGTTCACTCCGACAACTTAGTCTGGACGACATTGAGCGCTTGGCCAGCAGACTGCTTCACCCGGAAGTGGATGACATGGACACGACGTCGTACATGGACTGA